The following coding sequences are from one Sphingomonas sp. OV641 window:
- the serA gene encoding phosphoglycerate dehydrogenase yields the protein MPKVLISDKMDPKAAQIFRERGVEVDEITGKTPDELKAIIGQYDGLAIRSSTKVTKEILEHATNLKVVGRAGIGVDNVDIPAASAKGVVVMNTPFGNSITTAEHAIALMFALARDLPEADRSTQAGKWEKNRFMGVEVTGKTLGLIGAGNIGSIVADRALGLKMKVVAFDPFLTEERAIELGVQKVTLDELLARADFITLHTPLTDQTRNILSAENLAKTKKGVRIINCARGGLIDEAALKQGLDSGHIGGAALDVFVTEPAKESPLFNTPNFISTPHLGASTTEAQVNVAIQVAEQMADYLVSGGVTNALNMPSLSAEEAPKLKPYMGLAEKLGSLVGQLAHGAIDRVSIHSEGAAAELNPKPLTSAVLKGFLGTQTDTVNMVNAPVLARDRGMEVREIRTEREGDYHTLLRVSVRTADGERSVAGTLFGDQAPRLVELFGIKVEADLTGAMLYVVNEDAPGFIGRLGTTLGEAGVNIGTFHLGRRQAGGEAVLLLSVDEPVTAELLAKVKALPGVKTAMGLRF from the coding sequence ATGCCAAAAGTTCTCATCAGCGACAAAATGGACCCCAAGGCCGCGCAGATCTTCCGCGAGCGCGGCGTGGAAGTGGACGAGATCACCGGCAAGACGCCGGACGAGCTGAAAGCGATCATCGGCCAGTATGACGGCCTCGCCATCCGCAGCTCCACCAAGGTGACCAAGGAGATCCTCGAGCACGCGACCAACCTCAAGGTCGTCGGCCGCGCCGGCATCGGCGTCGACAATGTCGACATCCCCGCGGCCAGCGCGAAGGGCGTGGTCGTCATGAACACCCCGTTCGGCAATTCGATCACCACCGCCGAACATGCCATCGCACTGATGTTCGCGCTGGCACGGGATCTGCCGGAGGCGGATCGCTCCACCCAGGCGGGCAAGTGGGAAAAGAACCGCTTCATGGGCGTCGAGGTCACCGGCAAGACGCTCGGCCTGATCGGCGCGGGCAACATCGGCTCGATCGTCGCCGATCGCGCGCTGGGTCTGAAGATGAAGGTGGTCGCGTTTGATCCGTTCCTCACCGAGGAGCGCGCGATTGAACTGGGCGTGCAGAAGGTGACTCTGGACGAGCTGCTGGCGCGCGCCGATTTCATCACCTTGCACACGCCGCTGACCGACCAGACGCGCAACATCCTGTCGGCCGAGAATCTCGCCAAGACGAAGAAGGGCGTGCGGATCATCAATTGCGCCCGTGGTGGCCTGATCGACGAGGCGGCGCTGAAGCAGGGCCTCGACAGCGGCCATATCGGCGGGGCGGCGCTCGACGTGTTCGTGACCGAGCCGGCCAAGGAAAGCCCGCTGTTCAACACGCCGAACTTCATCTCCACGCCGCACCTCGGCGCATCCACCACCGAGGCGCAGGTCAACGTGGCGATCCAGGTGGCCGAGCAGATGGCCGATTATCTGGTCTCCGGCGGCGTCACCAACGCGCTCAACATGCCAAGCCTCAGCGCCGAGGAAGCCCCCAAGCTGAAGCCGTACATGGGCCTTGCCGAGAAGCTCGGCAGCCTCGTCGGCCAGCTGGCGCATGGCGCGATCGACCGCGTGTCGATCCACTCGGAAGGCGCCGCGGCGGAGCTGAACCCCAAGCCGCTGACCAGCGCGGTGCTGAAGGGCTTCCTCGGCACGCAGACCGACACGGTCAACATGGTCAACGCGCCGGTGCTGGCGCGCGATCGCGGCATGGAAGTGCGCGAGATCCGCACCGAGCGCGAGGGCGATTACCACACGCTGCTGCGCGTATCGGTACGCACCGCGGACGGCGAGCGCTCGGTCGCAGGCACGCTCTTCGGCGATCAGGCGCCGCGCCTGGTGGAGCTGTTCGGCATCAAGGTCGAGGCCGATCTGACCGGCGCGATGCTGTATGTCGTGAACGAGGATGCGCCGGGGTTCATTGGCCGGCTCGGCACGACGCTGGGCGAGGCAGGCGTCAACATCGGGACGTTCCACCTCGGTCGGCGCCAGGCCGGCGGGGAGGCAGTGCTGCTGCTGTCGGTCGACGAGCCGGTGACCGCGGAACTGCTGGCCAAGGTGAAGGCGCTGCCGGGCGTGAAGACCGCCATGGGGCTGCGGTTCTGA
- a CDS encoding endonuclease domain-containing protein — protein sequence MARTDVDLLKRAKAMRSEMTSAEARLWYHLRGKRFGDVKFSRQVVIGRYIADFCARSRKLIIEVDGDTHASNEARDAQRTAVLEREGYRVLRFTNADVMRNEAGVLQAIAAALVTAPLLGPLPGGEREIFA from the coding sequence GTGGCGAGAACCGATGTTGACCTGCTGAAGCGCGCGAAGGCGATGCGCAGCGAGATGACGTCGGCCGAGGCGCGGCTCTGGTATCACCTGCGCGGCAAAAGGTTCGGCGACGTCAAGTTCAGCCGCCAGGTCGTGATCGGCCGCTATATCGCCGACTTTTGTGCCCGATCGCGCAAGCTGATCATCGAGGTTGACGGCGACACCCACGCAAGCAACGAAGCGCGCGATGCGCAGCGGACGGCTGTGCTGGAACGTGAAGGATATCGTGTGCTGCGTTTCACCAACGCTGACGTCATGCGGAACGAGGCCGGTGTGCTGCAGGCAATCGCTGCTGCGCTTGTGACTGCCCCTCTCCTCGGCCCTCTCCCCGGAGGGGAGAGGGAGATTTTCGCATGA
- a CDS encoding ATP phosphoribosyltransferase regulatory subunit, with amino-acid sequence MTTLLPEGFRDRLPPHADGAASVEARVLGLAHSHGYERVDPPLAEFAEGLGSRLKDGGLADAVRFVDPVSQRTMAIRPDITAQVARIAATRMAHHPRPVRLSYAGSVLKLRGGALQPEREARQIGCELIGLDTVAAAREVVTVAVEALAAAGATGVSVDFTLPDLVDTLAAGPLPVEDVDRLRDRLDAKDAGAVAELAPAYLPLIEAAGPFEAAVKRLRAFDTSNVLATRLDGLEAIAAALGSRATLTLDPTERHGFEYQTWLGFSLFAQGATREVGRGGTYTLMHENGAEEAATGFSLFAAAVAGNDASERRRLFLPVGTPEAAGAAMRRDGWVTVAALEPGDTPEKQLCTHLLVDGEARPL; translated from the coding sequence ATGACCACGCTGCTTCCCGAAGGGTTTCGTGATCGGCTGCCGCCGCATGCCGATGGGGCCGCAAGCGTCGAGGCACGCGTGCTCGGCCTGGCGCATTCCCATGGCTATGAGCGGGTCGATCCGCCGCTGGCTGAATTCGCCGAGGGGCTTGGCTCGCGATTGAAGGATGGCGGGCTGGCCGATGCGGTGCGCTTCGTCGATCCGGTGAGCCAGCGTACCATGGCGATCCGCCCCGACATCACCGCGCAGGTCGCCCGCATCGCCGCGACCCGCATGGCGCACCATCCGCGCCCCGTTCGCCTGAGCTATGCCGGTTCGGTGCTGAAGCTGCGTGGCGGCGCGCTGCAGCCGGAGCGCGAGGCGCGGCAGATCGGGTGCGAGCTGATCGGTCTCGATACCGTCGCGGCGGCGCGCGAGGTGGTGACGGTGGCGGTCGAGGCACTGGCCGCGGCTGGCGCGACGGGCGTGTCGGTCGACTTCACGCTCCCTGACCTGGTCGATACGCTCGCCGCCGGGCCGCTGCCGGTCGAAGATGTTGATCGTCTGCGCGATCGGCTGGACGCCAAGGATGCCGGCGCGGTTGCAGAGCTCGCGCCAGCCTATCTGCCGCTGATCGAGGCGGCCGGGCCGTTCGAGGCTGCGGTGAAGCGGTTGCGCGCCTTCGATACGAGCAACGTCCTGGCGACGCGGCTTGACGGGCTGGAAGCTATTGCGGCGGCGCTGGGGTCGCGTGCGACGCTGACGCTTGATCCTACCGAGCGGCATGGCTTCGAATATCAGACGTGGCTGGGCTTCTCGCTGTTTGCGCAAGGCGCGACCCGCGAAGTCGGACGCGGCGGCACTTATACGCTGATGCACGAAAACGGCGCGGAGGAGGCGGCGACCGGCTTTTCGCTGTTCGCCGCGGCTGTCGCGGGCAATGACGCAAGCGAGCGCCGCCGCCTGTTCCTGCCGGTCGGCACGCCCGAAGCAGCGGGCGCGGCCATGCGCCGGGACGGCTGGGTGACCGTTGCCGCGCTGGAGCCGGGCGATACGCCGGAGAAACAATTGTGCACGCATCTGCTGGTCGACGGCGAGGCCCGGCCGCTCTGA
- a CDS encoding adenylosuccinate synthase produces MANVAVIGAQWGDEGKGKIVDWLAERADMVVRFQGGHNAGHTLVVGEQVYKLSLLPSGIVRGTPSVIGNGVVLDPWALRAEVEKLSAQGVKVSPDTLRIADTCALILPFHRDLDGLREDASGAGKIGTTRRGIGPAYEDKVGRRAIRVCDLAHLDDLDPQLDRLTAHHDALRAGFGEPPIDRARLLADLREIADFVLSFAKPVWRDLNDARSRGRRILFEGAQGVLLDIDHGTYPFVTSSNTIAGTAAGGSGLGPGAVGFVLGIAKAYTTRVGSGPFPTELEDETGERLGTRGHEFGTVTGRKRRCGWFDAVLVRQSAAVSGITGIALTKLDVLDGFETISICTGYKLRGETLDYFPSHAADQAAVEPIYEVMEGWSQSTAGARSWADLPAQAIKYIRRIEELINCPVALVSTSPEREDTILVRDPFAD; encoded by the coding sequence ATGGCGAATGTAGCGGTGATCGGTGCCCAGTGGGGCGACGAGGGCAAGGGCAAGATCGTCGACTGGCTGGCCGAGCGCGCCGACATGGTGGTGCGCTTCCAGGGCGGCCACAATGCCGGCCACACGCTGGTGGTGGGCGAGCAGGTGTACAAGCTGTCGCTGCTGCCGTCGGGGATCGTGCGCGGCACGCCCTCCGTCATCGGCAACGGCGTGGTGCTCGATCCCTGGGCCCTGCGCGCGGAAGTGGAGAAACTGTCGGCACAGGGCGTGAAGGTCTCGCCTGACACGCTGCGCATCGCCGACACTTGCGCGCTCATCCTGCCGTTCCATCGCGACCTGGACGGGCTGCGCGAGGATGCGAGCGGCGCGGGGAAGATCGGAACCACGCGGCGCGGCATCGGGCCCGCCTATGAGGACAAGGTCGGCCGTCGCGCCATCCGCGTCTGCGACCTAGCGCATCTGGACGATCTGGATCCGCAACTTGATCGACTGACCGCGCACCATGATGCGCTGCGCGCCGGTTTCGGCGAGCCGCCGATCGATCGTGCGCGGCTGCTGGCCGACCTGCGCGAGATCGCCGATTTCGTTCTGTCCTTTGCCAAGCCGGTGTGGCGCGACCTGAACGACGCGCGCAGCCGTGGTCGCCGCATTCTGTTCGAGGGCGCGCAAGGCGTGCTGCTCGACATCGATCACGGCACCTATCCGTTCGTCACTTCCTCCAACACGATCGCCGGGACGGCGGCGGGTGGTTCCGGCCTCGGACCGGGCGCCGTCGGGTTCGTATTGGGCATTGCCAAGGCGTACACGACGCGTGTCGGCTCCGGCCCGTTCCCGACCGAGCTGGAGGATGAGACCGGCGAGCGGCTGGGCACGCGCGGGCATGAATTCGGCACCGTCACCGGGCGCAAGCGCCGCTGCGGCTGGTTCGATGCCGTGCTGGTGCGCCAGTCCGCCGCTGTCAGCGGTATCACCGGCATCGCGCTGACCAAGCTGGACGTGCTCGACGGCTTCGAGACGATCTCCATCTGCACCGGCTACAAGCTGCGCGGCGAGACGCTTGACTATTTCCCGTCGCATGCGGCGGATCAGGCGGCGGTGGAGCCGATCTACGAAGTAATGGAAGGCTGGTCGCAATCGACCGCCGGTGCGCGCAGCTGGGCCGACCTGCCGGCGCAGGCGATCAAATACATCCGCCGTATCGAGGAACTGATCAACTGCCCGGTCGCGCTGGTTTCCACCAGCCCCGAACGGGAGGACACGATCCTGGTGCGCGACCCGTTCGCTGATTGA
- a CDS encoding acyclic terpene utilization AtuA family protein, with translation MAKIVRIGGAGGFLGDSSVAAPQLLASGKLDYMILDYLAEATMAPLGQLKQVRPDQGYARDFTEWVWKDNLREFKEQGVCVVTNAGGVNPEACRARMEEIAAEAGISFRIAIITGDDLIDRVPDFAANGILEMFSDLPFPDPKKVWTANAYLGGGPIAAALAAGADVVITGRVVDSALTLGPLMHEFGWQADDHDRLSAGSLAGHVIECGAQATGGLFTDWEKVPDWAHIGYPIIECHADGDFVVTKPEGTGGLVSPAAVSEQILYEVGDPQAYALPDVVCDFSQLSVTEDGEGRVRVSNAKGYPPTGKLKTCVTFENGHRFIGIMPVVGRDAARKAQAQAEAVLTRVGEMLRGRNLPPLRDMRVELLGTEASYGAQASQALSATREVIARIGAEHEDADALNIMMREFDSPTTSMSVGSTGWFGARPTISPVSQVFSFLVDGGSVSAKISLGGETITVENPAPATSFDATMIVRPLAEEDADAAEHLVEVPLIQVAWARSGDKGNAFNVGVIARRPEFLPWIRTALTEDAVKAFFAHEFEGASHPEVRRYDLPGMNAINLHCIQSLGGGQFASLRLDALAKGKGQQLLDMMVKVPRALLG, from the coding sequence ATGGCCAAAATCGTGCGCATCGGCGGCGCGGGCGGGTTCCTGGGCGATAGCTCGGTCGCAGCGCCGCAGCTGCTGGCTAGCGGCAAGCTTGACTATATGATCCTCGACTACCTGGCCGAGGCGACCATGGCGCCGCTCGGCCAGCTGAAACAGGTCCGCCCCGACCAGGGCTATGCGCGCGATTTCACCGAATGGGTGTGGAAGGACAATCTGCGCGAGTTCAAGGAACAGGGCGTGTGCGTCGTGACCAATGCGGGCGGCGTGAACCCGGAGGCGTGCCGGGCGCGGATGGAGGAAATCGCCGCCGAGGCCGGCATCTCGTTCCGCATCGCGATCATCACCGGCGACGACCTGATCGATCGCGTGCCCGACTTTGCCGCCAATGGCATACTCGAGATGTTCAGTGACCTGCCCTTTCCCGATCCGAAGAAGGTGTGGACCGCCAATGCCTATCTCGGCGGCGGGCCGATCGCGGCGGCGCTCGCTGCCGGCGCGGATGTGGTCATCACCGGCCGGGTGGTGGACAGCGCGCTGACGCTGGGGCCGCTGATGCATGAATTCGGCTGGCAAGCGGACGATCATGACCGGCTTTCCGCCGGATCGCTCGCCGGCCATGTCATCGAATGCGGCGCGCAAGCGACCGGCGGCCTCTTCACCGATTGGGAAAAGGTGCCGGACTGGGCGCACATCGGCTATCCGATCATCGAATGCCACGCCGACGGCGACTTCGTCGTCACCAAGCCGGAGGGGACCGGCGGGCTCGTCTCCCCGGCGGCCGTTTCCGAGCAAATCCTCTACGAGGTCGGTGATCCGCAGGCCTATGCGTTACCGGACGTGGTGTGCGACTTTTCCCAGCTGAGCGTCACCGAGGACGGCGAGGGACGGGTGCGCGTTTCAAATGCGAAGGGATATCCGCCGACGGGCAAGCTCAAGACCTGCGTGACCTTCGAGAACGGGCATCGCTTCATCGGCATCATGCCCGTGGTGGGGCGCGATGCGGCGAGAAAGGCGCAGGCGCAGGCTGAGGCCGTGCTGACCCGAGTGGGCGAAATGCTACGCGGGCGGAACCTGCCGCCGCTGCGCGACATGCGCGTCGAGCTGTTGGGGACGGAGGCGAGCTATGGCGCTCAGGCCAGCCAGGCGCTCTCCGCCACCCGCGAGGTGATCGCCCGCATCGGTGCGGAGCATGAGGATGCCGATGCGCTGAACATCATGATGCGCGAATTCGATTCGCCGACCACGTCGATGAGCGTGGGATCGACCGGCTGGTTCGGGGCGCGGCCGACGATCTCGCCGGTATCGCAGGTCTTCTCGTTCCTGGTCGACGGCGGATCCGTCTCCGCCAAAATTTCGCTGGGAGGGGAGACGATCACCGTGGAAAACCCGGCGCCGGCCACCTCGTTCGACGCGACGATGATCGTCCGGCCGCTAGCGGAGGAGGACGCTGACGCCGCCGAGCATCTGGTGGAGGTGCCGCTGATCCAAGTCGCCTGGGCGCGCTCCGGCGACAAGGGGAACGCCTTCAACGTCGGGGTGATTGCGCGTCGGCCGGAGTTCCTTCCCTGGATCCGCACCGCCCTGACCGAAGACGCGGTGAAGGCGTTCTTCGCCCATGAATTTGAAGGCGCGTCACACCCGGAGGTCCGACGATACGATCTGCCGGGGATGAATGCGATCAACCTCCACTGCATTCAATCCTTGGGCGGGGGGCAATTCGCCAGCCTGCGCCTAGATGCGCTGGCCAAGGGCAAGGGACAGCAGTTGCTGGACATGATGGTGAAAGTGCCACGGGCGCTGCTGGGGTAA
- the rpoN gene encoding RNA polymerase factor sigma-54 has translation MSLAPRLDLRQSQSLVMTPQLQQAIKLLALSNLEIEGVIAEELEKNPLLEAVSPGEDEPFAEREREVLRDEPAPADELVLAGEAAGETLDVDIAAERFDDAPSDSGSSVGDGLGLNGTASGPGEDAPDLDAFAAAAPSLADHLSQQAGEVLTGADLFVAQHLIDLIDEAGYLTANLLEVSSRLGVPLAQAERVLGVIQTFDPTGVGARDLAECIALQAREADRYDPAMAKLIAHLDLVARGDLPRLKRICQVDDEDMADMIRELRNYDPKPGARFGGEPMQAVTPDLHVRRTRGGWVVEIDSSTLPRVLVDRRYHAQLAAGPQDKASKAWLGDMLASANWLVKALDQRQKTIIRVATEIVRQQEAFFLHGVSHLRPLTLRQVADAIEMHESTVSRVTSNKYLSCARGLFELKYFFTSAIQAADGGDAVSAEAVKSAIKGLIANEGAKILSDDTLVELLNAKGFDIARRTVAKYREAMGIGSSVQRRRQRALGGG, from the coding sequence ATGAGCCTCGCGCCTCGCCTCGACCTTCGCCAGTCGCAATCGCTGGTGATGACGCCGCAATTGCAGCAGGCGATCAAGTTGCTTGCGCTGTCGAACCTCGAGATCGAGGGAGTCATTGCGGAGGAGCTGGAGAAGAATCCGCTGCTGGAAGCGGTGTCGCCCGGTGAGGACGAGCCGTTCGCCGAACGTGAGCGCGAGGTTCTTCGCGATGAACCCGCGCCGGCCGACGAACTCGTCCTTGCCGGAGAGGCCGCTGGCGAAACACTGGACGTCGACATCGCCGCTGAGCGGTTCGATGATGCCCCGTCGGACAGCGGCAGCAGCGTTGGTGACGGGCTTGGCCTGAACGGTACGGCCAGTGGCCCCGGCGAGGACGCTCCAGACCTTGATGCCTTCGCGGCAGCCGCCCCGTCGCTGGCCGATCATCTGTCGCAACAGGCCGGCGAGGTGCTGACGGGCGCGGATCTGTTCGTGGCACAGCATCTGATCGACCTGATCGACGAGGCGGGCTATCTGACTGCCAATCTGCTGGAGGTGTCCTCCAGGCTCGGCGTACCACTCGCGCAGGCCGAGCGTGTTCTTGGCGTTATTCAGACATTTGATCCGACAGGCGTCGGCGCTCGCGATCTGGCCGAATGTATCGCGCTGCAGGCCAGGGAAGCGGATCGCTATGATCCCGCGATGGCCAAGCTGATCGCCCATCTTGATCTCGTCGCGCGCGGCGATCTGCCTCGTCTCAAGCGCATCTGCCAGGTCGATGACGAGGACATGGCAGACATGATCCGCGAGCTGCGCAATTATGATCCCAAGCCCGGCGCCCGCTTCGGCGGCGAGCCGATGCAGGCCGTCACGCCCGATCTCCACGTGCGCCGGACCCGGGGCGGCTGGGTGGTGGAGATCGATAGTTCGACGCTGCCGCGCGTGCTCGTCGATCGCCGCTATCATGCGCAGCTCGCCGCCGGGCCGCAGGACAAGGCGTCAAAGGCGTGGCTTGGCGACATGCTGGCGAGCGCCAACTGGCTGGTGAAGGCGCTCGACCAACGTCAAAAGACCATCATCCGCGTCGCGACCGAGATCGTGCGGCAGCAGGAGGCGTTCTTTCTGCACGGCGTGTCGCACCTGCGCCCGCTGACGCTGCGTCAGGTGGCGGACGCGATCGAGATGCACGAATCCACGGTCAGCCGTGTCACCTCGAACAAATATCTGAGCTGCGCGCGCGGGCTCTTTGAACTGAAGTACTTTTTCACCTCCGCCATTCAAGCGGCCGACGGCGGCGACGCAGTATCCGCAGAAGCGGTGAAGAGCGCCATCAAGGGCCTGATTGCGAACGAGGGCGCCAAGATCCTGAGCGACGACACGCTGGTCGAGCTGCTCAACGCCAAGGGCTTCGACATCGCACGCCGCACGGTCGCGAAATATCGCGAGGCGATGGGGATCGGCAGCTCCGTGCAACGCCGGCGTCAGCGCGCGCTGGGCGGCGGGTAG
- the lptB gene encoding LPS export ABC transporter ATP-binding protein, with protein sequence MDDTTTLSHAEPIHEAPILSGLQVVSIAKSYDKRVVLSDVSVSVARGEVVGLLGPNGAGKTTCFYSVMGLVKPDAGRIMLDGEDITGLPMYRRAILGLGYLPQETSIFRGLTIEKNILTVLELAEPDPAARQRKLDTLLDEFGLTRLRDAPAMALSGGERRRAEIARALAADPTIILLDEPFAGIDPLSIADIRALVKQLKQRGIGVLITDHNVRETLDIVDRGYIIYDGRVLFTGAPADLVADPNVRRLYLGEEFSL encoded by the coding sequence ATGGACGATACGACCACCCTCTCCCATGCGGAGCCGATCCACGAAGCGCCGATCCTGAGCGGCCTTCAGGTCGTTTCCATCGCCAAGTCCTATGACAAAAGGGTGGTGCTGAGCGACGTTTCCGTGTCGGTGGCGCGGGGCGAGGTGGTCGGCCTGCTCGGCCCGAACGGCGCCGGCAAGACGACCTGCTTCTACTCCGTCATGGGCCTGGTGAAGCCGGATGCCGGCCGGATCATGCTGGACGGAGAGGACATCACGGGCCTTCCAATGTACCGGCGCGCCATATTGGGCCTTGGCTATCTGCCGCAGGAAACCTCGATCTTCCGTGGCCTGACGATCGAGAAGAACATTCTGACCGTGCTCGAACTGGCGGAGCCCGATCCCGCCGCACGGCAGCGCAAGCTTGATACTTTGCTGGACGAGTTCGGCCTGACCCGCCTGCGCGATGCCCCCGCAATGGCGCTTTCGGGCGGTGAACGCCGCCGCGCCGAAATTGCCCGTGCCTTGGCCGCCGATCCAACGATCATCCTGCTCGACGAGCCGTTCGCCGGCATCGATCCGCTATCGATCGCGGATATTCGCGCGTTGGTGAAGCAGTTGAAGCAACGCGGCATCGGCGTTCTGATCACCGATCACAATGTGCGCGAAACGCTGGACATCGTGGATCGCGGCTACATCATCTACGATGGCCGGGTGCTGTTCACCGGCGCGCCCGCGGATCTCGTTGCCGATCCCAATGTGCGTCGCCTGTATCTCGGCGAAGAGTTCTCGCTCTGA
- a CDS encoding LptA/OstA family protein produces MKRAALLALLFASGAIAQTRHNTNAPIDFGADTIELQDRANRAVLSGNVAVRQAEMSLNAARMTVNYTGQVVGGNPQVSRLDAAGGVVVRRPDQTARSQYAVYDLNRRVITMVGAVSLTQGANTVNGGRLTINLDTGRAVIDGSSVAGGSAGGGNVTTAPSGRVTGTFSVPKRN; encoded by the coding sequence ATGAAACGCGCGGCCCTCCTCGCCCTTCTGTTCGCATCCGGCGCGATCGCCCAGACGCGCCATAACACCAACGCGCCGATTGATTTCGGCGCGGACACGATTGAGCTGCAGGATCGCGCCAACCGCGCGGTGTTGTCGGGCAACGTGGCGGTGCGTCAGGCGGAAATGTCGCTCAACGCGGCGCGCATGACAGTGAACTACACCGGCCAGGTGGTCGGCGGAAATCCGCAGGTCTCTCGTCTGGATGCGGCGGGCGGCGTCGTCGTGCGTCGGCCGGATCAGACGGCGCGCAGCCAATATGCGGTTTATGACCTGAACCGGCGCGTGATCACCATGGTGGGCGCGGTCAGCCTGACACAGGGCGCCAATACGGTGAACGGCGGCCGCCTGACGATCAATCTTGATACGGGCCGGGCGGTGATCGATGGCTCGTCGGTCGCTGGCGGATCGGCAGGCGGCGGGAATGTGACAACGGCGCCGTCGGGCCGCGTGACGGGCACCTTCTCCGTTCCGAAGCGCAACTGA
- the lptC gene encoding LPS export ABC transporter periplasmic protein LptC, producing the protein MSDIAVRERSRRQHWAAPGSRHDRIIATTHWLLPVLIGVLAAFLVMAPLTTAGDVSFVLDKNKVEVAKERLKIQRAQYRGSDAKGQPFTLNAGSAVQRSSAEPVVEINKLAAQIRLQDGPATLTAPTGRYDMESERVKVDGPIAFRGPNNYSLDTQDATVDLKTRTLRSSNSVTGTVSQGNFSADRLDADLEARTVTLRGNARLRVNPRGAR; encoded by the coding sequence ATGTCTGACATCGCCGTCCGGGAACGATCCCGGCGCCAGCATTGGGCCGCGCCCGGCAGCCGGCATGACCGCATCATCGCGACCACGCACTGGCTTTTACCGGTGCTGATCGGCGTGCTTGCCGCGTTTCTGGTCATGGCCCCGCTGACCACGGCGGGCGACGTGTCGTTCGTGCTCGACAAGAACAAGGTCGAAGTGGCCAAGGAACGGCTGAAGATTCAGCGCGCACAATATCGCGGCTCGGATGCGAAGGGACAGCCATTCACGCTCAATGCTGGCTCCGCGGTACAGCGCAGCTCGGCGGAGCCGGTGGTCGAAATCAACAAGCTGGCGGCGCAGATCCGGTTGCAGGACGGCCCAGCCACGCTGACCGCGCCTACCGGCCGGTATGACATGGAAAGCGAGCGGGTGAAGGTCGACGGGCCGATCGCATTCCGCGGTCCCAACAACTACAGCCTCGATACGCAGGATGCGACGGTGGATCTCAAGACGCGCACGCTGCGCTCGTCGAACAGCGTGACGGGCACGGTTTCGCAGGGAAACTTCAGCGCGGATCGGCTTGATGCGGATCTTGAGGCCCGAACCGTTACTTTACGCGGCAATGCCCGCTTGCGCGTAAACCCGCGAGGGGCGAGATAG
- a CDS encoding ribonuclease D — MAVYFHEEDLPGDVFAPGAPLAVDTETMGLITPRDRLCLVQISDGLGDEHLVRFSPGSDYAAPYLRAALADPARLKLYHFGRFDIAAIRHYMGIVAAPVYCTKIASRLIRTYTDRHGLKELVRELLGQEISKQQQSSDWGGPELSDAQREYAASDVRYLHRLREELDRRLAREGRTQIAQACFDFLPHRAELDLAGWAETDIFAHA, encoded by the coding sequence ATGGCCGTTTATTTCCATGAAGAAGATCTTCCGGGTGATGTGTTCGCACCCGGTGCCCCGCTCGCCGTCGATACGGAGACCATGGGGCTCATCACCCCGCGTGACCGGCTTTGCCTGGTGCAGATCTCGGACGGGCTTGGCGACGAACATCTCGTGCGGTTCAGTCCCGGGTCGGATTATGCCGCGCCGTATCTGCGCGCCGCGCTGGCTGATCCTGCCAGGCTGAAACTGTACCATTTTGGTCGTTTCGATATTGCCGCGATCCGCCATTACATGGGGATCGTTGCCGCTCCGGTTTACTGCACCAAGATCGCCTCGCGCCTGATCCGCACGTACACTGATCGTCATGGTCTGAAGGAACTGGTGCGCGAACTGCTCGGGCAGGAAATCTCCAAGCAGCAGCAATCCTCGGATTGGGGTGGACCGGAATTGAGCGACGCGCAGCGCGAATATGCCGCTTCCGACGTTCGCTATCTCCATCGCCTGCGTGAGGAGCTCGATCGGCGGCTGGCACGCGAAGGGCGCACGCAGATTGCTCAGGCCTGCTTCGACTTTCTACCGCATCGTGCCGAACTGGATCTGGCCGGCTGGGCTGAAACGGACATCTTTGCGCATGCCTGA